A single region of the Ficedula albicollis isolate OC2 chromosome 11, FicAlb1.5, whole genome shotgun sequence genome encodes:
- the MLKL gene encoding mixed lineage kinase domain-like protein, producing MNIVERVFSVAQAIYAQLEQVKCCRHQCQRLVERIQILLEPVRILRAQPRQHISHHEEELMKKLLQALGEAQKLVMKYSQTSWIQKFLRARSTGEEFVWVNESLEDIAQGLSLLLQAEQKQAFLEAFQSKTCRRQDAEDLRDDRAFLDQVIASTEEPNDVVEEIYINRECMESKVDWMQSELNKVIREMERLKKVNVDKREDITEIKRDHLTFHRHLQDTESYDLYEGEYLKYPVAIKTFKRPLTTDPAKVRDIFEKEIQTLKKFESPNILRMYGICIEEKDGSPCFSIVMEYCKHGTLRDVLNKQQHLSWDIRIRMALGAARGLYRLHQTGEKSRLHGCICSSKFLVAGDYCVKLSGFELCETESSIKRKAKKDWKRVSMLAYIAPENLKDINYPYKRPCEIYSFGIVLAEIATSKIPFEGCTPEEIMEKICNHHHWDPLGEDCPEDLRKVIEQCWAFDPSQRPSAEEIVDSLADLEKSRNQGS from the exons ATGAACATCGTGGAGAGGGTCTTCTCTGTGGCCCAGGCCATCTATGCCCAACTGGAGCAGGTGAAGTGCTGTAGGCACCAGTGCCAGCGCCTCGTGGAGCGCATCCAGATTCTGCTGGAGCCTGTGAGGATCCTTAGGGCTCAGCCACGACAGCACATCTCCCACCACGAAGAGGAACTGATGAAaaagctgctccaggcactggggGAAGCCCAGAAACTGGTGATGAAATACAGCCAGACCAGCTGGATCCAGAAGTTTCTGCGAGCCCGAAGTACTGGTGAGGAGTTTGTCTGGGTGAACGAGAGCCTGGAGGACATTGCCCAGGGGCTCTcgctcctgctgcaggcagagcagaagcaggCTTTCCTGGAAGCTTTCCAGTCAAAGACATGTCGCAGGCAGGATGCTGAGGACCTGAGGGATGACAGAGCTTTCTTGGACCAGGTGATTGCAA GTACTGAGGAGCCCAATGATGTGGTTGAGGAGATCTACATCAACAGGGAGTGTATGGAGAGCAAGGTGGACTGGATGCAAAGCGAGCTGAACAAAGTCATTCGTGAGATGGAGC GCTTGAAGAAGGTGAACGTTGATAAAAGAGAAGACATCACTGAGATCAAGCGAGACCACCTCACTTTCCACAGgcacctgcaggacacagagagCTACGACCTTTATGAGGGCGAGTACCTCAAGTATCCTGTGGCCATCAAAACCTTCAAGAGgccactgaccactgacccaGC CAAGGTGAGAGACATCTTCGAGAAGGAGATTCAGACGCTGAAGAAGTTTGAGTCTCCAAACATCCTGCGCATGTACGGGATCTGCATTGAGGAGAAGG ATGGGAGCCCCTGCTTCTCCATCGTCATGGAGTACTGCAAGCATGGGACACTGCGGGATGTGCTGaacaagcagcagcatctttCCTGGGATATCCGCATTCGGAtggccctgggagctgccagaggcCTTTACAG GTTGCATCAGACAGGGGAGAAGTCCCGACTCCATGGCTGCATCTGCAGTAGCAAGTTCCTGGTGGCTGGGGATTACTGTGTGAAG CTGTCAGGATTTGAGCTGTGTGAAACAGAATCATCCATTAAGAGAAAAGCCAAGAAGGACTGGAAACGAGTCTCTATGTTGGCTTACATTGCTCCAGAGAACCTGAAAGACATCAACTACCCTTACAAGAGGCCCTGTGAAATATACAg CTTTGGAATCGTTCTGGCAGAGATTGCAACCTCCAAAATCCCATTTGAAG GCTGCACTCCTGAGGAGATCATGGAGAAAATCTGCAATCACCATCACTGGGACCCTCTTGGGGAAGATTGTCCTGAAGACCTGAGGAAAGTCATTGAGCAGTGCTGGGCCTTTGACCCTTCCCAGCGCCCTTCTGCCGAGG agATTGTGGACTCGCTGGCTGacctggagaaaagcagaaaccaaGGAAGTTAA
- the RFWD3 gene encoding E3 ubiquitin-protein ligase RFWD3: protein MAQEEMEVDLQPVAGYSVETLQTLAPEPSGHTELSHLPVLGEGGGSAAALPADDAVVTPSAGTTRGAAAEPDLQVNPATAPDGLQRLQEALDLYQQSVPQPTQRPQVRRARRQQRVGGSQRTISARSALDHYFQLSRTQEPSAGPAPHLEFPRIARDTQEQRPDETIEVSDSDSSTSEEEEEEAVEAAAPLVPSAQETPPAASSGVSSQVQAEPPQALSQASAEHESHEDEAEVQQKQTTPQKKLEPSIPAAPLDEEEGDTCAICFEQWTNAGGHRLSALRCGHLFGYTCIERWLKGQAGKCPQCNKKAKRSDIVILYARTLKALDTSEQERMRSSLEKEQMLRRQAELESAQSRLQLQVLTDECSKLRKQVQELKALVAQYNVSTSQQPGSSRTCLPGSLPSSQSQRKYHLEKVFLVSQAGNCRVMAYCDSLSCLVVSQPSPQSTFIPGCGVKMMSLANLKSSQYVPIHSKQIRGLAFGTRADGLLLSAALDSTLKLTSLATNTVVQTYNAGRPVWSCCWCLDDTNYVYAGLVNGSIMIYDLRDTNSHVQELVPQKSRCPVVSLSYLPRMASASLPYGGILAGTLEGACFWEQKAGNSYRPHHLPLEPGGCIDLQTEINTRHCLATYRPGKNNPCVRCVMMELTCSPLTEGSEDVVCSSNPVQTFSAGPTCKLLTKNAIFQSPEDDGSVFVCAGDEASNSALLWDAGSGSLLQKLPADLPVLDICPLEVNQSHLLATLTEKMVKIYKWH, encoded by the exons ATGGCTCAAGAAGAGATGGAAGTTGATCTCCAGCCCGTGGCTGGTTACTCAGTGGAGACTCTCCAGACACTTGCCCCGGAGCCCTCTGGTCACACAGAGCTCTCCCACCTTCCTGTGCTCggggaaggaggaggcagcgctgcagcccttcctgctgACGATGCTGTTGTCACACCCAGCGCTGGTACCAcaaggggagcagctgcagagcctgacCTGCAGGTGAATCCTGCCACGGCCCCCGATGGGCTGCAGAGGCTACAAGAGGCGTTAGATCTGTACCAGCAGTCTGTGCCACAGCCTACACAGCGCCCGCAAGTGAGGAGAGCTCGCAGGCAGCAGAGAGTTGGTGGTTCCCAGAGGACCATCAGTGCCAG GTCAGCATTGGACCATTACTTTCAACTCAGTAGGACCCAAGAGCCATCTGCAGGACCAGCTCCACACCTGGAGTTCCCCCGTATTGCAAGGGACACCCAGGAGCAGCGCCCAGACGAGACAATTGAAGTGAGTGACTCTGACAGCAGCActtctgaggaggaggaggaggaagcagtggaggcagcagcaccactggTACCATCAGCCCAGGAGACACCCCCAGCAGCGAGCTCAGGAG TTTCCAGTCAGGTCCAAGCAGAGCCACCTCAAGCTTTGTCTCAAGCTTCTGCAGAACATGAAAGTCATGAAGATGAAGCTGAAGTCCAGCAGAAGCAA ACAACTCCACAAAAGAAACTAGAGCCATctattcctgctgcacctctggatgaggaggaaggagataCCTGTGCAATCTGCTTTGAGCAGTGGACCAATGCTGGGGGCCACCGTCTGTCTGCTCTGCGCTGTGGACACCTCTTTGGCTACACCTGCATTGAGAGGTGGCTcaagggacaggcagggaagtgCCCTCAG TGCAACAAGAAGGCCAAGCGCTCCGACATCGTGATCCTGTACGCGCGCACGTTGAAGGCGCTGGACACCAGCGAGCAGGAGCGCATGAGGAG tTCTTTAGAAAAGGAGCAAATGCTGCGgagacaggcagagctggaatctGCACAGAGCCgtctccagctccaggttctgaCAGATGAATGCAGCAAACTCCGCAAGCAGGTTCAG gagctgaaggCTCTGGTGGCCCAGTACAATGTGAGCACttcacagcagcctggcagctcccgAACCTGCCTCCCAGGCAGCCTCCCCTCCAGCCAAAGCCAGCGCAAGTACCActtggaaaaggtttttttggtgtCTCAGGCTGGGAACTGTAGAGTGATGGCATACTGTGACTCACTGAGTTGTCTTGTGGTATCACAGCCTTCTCCACAGTCTACTTTTATTCCTG GTTGTGGTGTTAAGATGATGAGCTTGGCCAACCTGAAGAGCAGTCAGTACGTTCCCATCCACAGTAAACAGATTCGGGGCCTGGCTTTTGGCACTCGAGCAGATggtttgctgctctctgctgccctggacAGCACTCTCAAACTCACCAG cttgGCAACAAACACTGTGGTGCAGACATACAATGCTGGCCGtcctgtgtggagctgctgctggtgtcttGATGATACAAACTATGTCTATGCTGGATTGGTCAATGGCTCTATCATGATATACGATCTGAGAGACACAAACTCTCATGTCCAAGAACTGGTCCCTCAGAAGTCAAG GTGCCCCGTGGTGTCGCTGTCCTACCTGCCCCGGATGGCCTCAGCCTCGCTGCCTTATGGTGGAATACTGGCTGGGACCTTGGAAGGAGCCTGCTTTTGGGAACAGAAAGCTGGCAACTCCTACCGGCCTCATCACCTGCCCCTGGAACCTGGGGGCTGCATCGATCTCCAGACAGAGATCAACACGCGGCACTGCCTGGCCACCTACAGGCCTG GTAAAAATAACCCATGTGTGCGTTGTGTGATGATGGAACTGACTTGCAGTCCACTGACAGAGGGCTCAGAAGATGTGGTGTGTTCTTCCAACCCGGTTCAGACTTTCAGTGCTGGGCCCACTTGCAAGTTGCTGaccaaaaatgccatttttcagaGCCCAGAGGATGATGGCAGTGTCTTTGTGTGTGCTGGTGATGAGGCATCCAATTCTGCTCTG ctctgggatgctgGAAGTGGTTCTTTGCTGCAGAAGCTGCCAGCTGACCTGCCTGTGCTGGATATCTGCCCCTTGGAAGTGAACCAAAGCCACCTCTTGGCTACTCTGACAGAGAAGATGGTGAAAATCTACAAGTGGcactga